The following DNA comes from Limnobacter sp. SAORIC-580.
AGGGAATTGCCCAACCCGAACCGTGCCGGGTTTACCACCGGGGGCGTAATACCATGGAAATGCGCCTTGCCACACCTGTGCCATGCGCTGGCCATCTGGTGCAAATTCATCGCCCCAGGCAAATTGGGCATTGCGCAAACCGCCGCGCGCCGCAAACTCCCATTCAGCTTCTGTGGGCAAGCGCCCACCCGCCCACGCAGCAAAGGCCTTTGCATCGTCAAGGGCCACATGCACCACAGGGTGCTCGTTGAAATCGCCAGGCAATTCAGTGCCAGGGCTTGGGTCGTGCCAACACGCACCCGGCACCGCTTTCCACCACAGGTCAGAATTGTTCAAAGGCACAGGGCCCTCGGTCATTTGAAACACGTGGGAATGCCCCCGGCGTTCGGCCAGGGTGAGGTACCGTGTGGCCTCCACAAATTCTGCAAAATCTGAATTGCGCACAGGAAAAACATCAATTGCAAATTCACACACCCGAGCTGCGCGCTCGGGGCGTTCCTCGGGATAGTGGCGATTCGAGCCCATTCGAAACTCGCCACCCGAGAGCATTTTGCAGTGCCTAGACATTCAATCCCATTTGGCTTAAGAAGCGCAACATTTCGACCGGATTGACTTTACTGGTGTCCACATCAATTGTCACCTTGCCCAACTTGCCTTGAAAAGGATTGGGGCCTTTGTAGCGGGTTGATACCTGGTTGCCCAGATCAGAACCCACGGTAAAACCATCGTAACTGGTTGAAAACAGCACGCGCTTGAAGGTGTGCCTGGCC
Coding sequences within:
- a CDS encoding formylglycine-generating enzyme family protein encodes the protein MSRHCKMLSGGEFRMGSNRHYPEERPERAARVCEFAIDVFPVRNSDFAEFVEATRYLTLAERRGHSHVFQMTEGPVPLNNSDLWWKAVPGACWHDPSPGTELPGDFNEHPVVHVALDDAKAFAAWAGGRLPTEAEWEFAARGGLRNAQFAWGDEFAPDGQRMAQVWQGAFPWYYAPGGKPGTVRVGQFPANGHGLHDMIGNVWEWTQSGFIEPATCCSCSPQQDWNTLFALKGGSHLCAAEYCLRYRPAARIGVAGASSTSHIGFRCVYDASPK